Within Metabacillus sp. KUDC1714, the genomic segment TGGGTAAGTGGAAATAAGAATACATCAAGGTAAAACGAATACTCTTTGAAAGGTAAAATACTTATCACACAGGAACGTTCCGGTTTCCGATTCCTAAAATACTAAGCTTCCACTTTCAAAATTCTTCATGTTTAATCACCCATACTACATTCCCTACATAGTATGTTGAAGTAAGTTATCCTAGAAAATCAATGAATTTATAACAGATAACATGCCGAAAAGAAGGTGAAAAATCAACATGTTAACGGGATTAAACGTAGCTGTTATCGGTGGCGATGCTAGGCAGCTTGAAGTTATCCGTAAATTAACTGAACTCGATGCAAAGCTTTTTCTCATCGGTTTTGACCAATTAGACCATGGCTTTACTGGTGCTACAAAAGCAAAGATAGATGAGGTTCAATTTGAAGAAATAGATGCAATTATTTTGCCCATCCCTGGTACCACACAAGAGGGGATTATTGATACTGTGTTTTCGAATGAAGAAGTTAAATTAACAGAGGAATTACTATCAAAAACTCCAGCACATTGTGTTATATATTCAGGAATTACAAATTCTTACTTAGATAATATTGTTCAATCTACCAATCGAACATTGGTTCAACTTTTTGAGCGGGATGATGTTGCCATTTATAATTCGATTCCAACAGTCGAAGGTACGATCATGATGGTCATTCAGCACACTGATATCACAATCCATGGCTCGAAAATTGCTGTCCTAGGCCTTGGAAGAGTAGGAATGAGTGTTGCCAGAACATTCGCAGCATTAGGAGCAAAAGTGAAGGTAGGAGCAAGAGATACTGCACATTTAGCTAGAATTACTGAGATGGGACTTACACCATTTTCATTAGAAAACCTTCAAGAAGAGGTTGATGACATTGATGTATGTATTAATACAATTCCACATTTAGTTATAACTGCAAGGGTCATCTCAAATATGCCTGCACACACTCTAATCGTTGATTTGGCATCAAAACCGGGGGGAACTGATTTTCGCTATGCTGAAAAACGGGGAATTAAAGCTCTATTGGCACCAGGGTTACCTGGCATTGTTGCCCCTAAAACAGCAGGCCAAATTGTAGCTAACGTTCTTACACAGCTTTTGAATGATTTATTAATAGAAGGAAAGGGGTCTTCTTGATGAAGTTATCTGGAAAACGTATTGGATTTGGAATTACCGGATCACATTGCACATATGAAGAGGTATATCCACAAATTAAGTCATTATTAGATGAAGGTGCAGATGTAATTGCTGTTGTATCATATACAGTTAAAAATACAACAACACGTTTTGGAGTTGCTGGAGAATGGGTAGAAAAAATAGAAAAACTGACAGGTAATAAAGTAATTGATTCGATTGTAGCAGCAGAACCATTGGGTCCGAAGCTCCCACTTGATTGTATGGTAATTGCACCATTAACAGGTAATTCAATGAGTAAGTTTGCGAATGCATTAACTGACTCTCCAGTTCTTATGGCTGCCAAAGCAACATTAAGAACACATCGTCCTGTTGTAGTTGGGATTTCAACTAATGATGCACTTGGGTTAAATGGTGTAAATCTAATGCGTTTAATGGCTACTAAAGATATTTATTTTATTCCTTTTGGTCAAGATGCTCCTGATAAGAAACCTAACTCAATGGTTGCTAGAATGGAATCATTACTTGAAACAGTTCTATCTGCACTAGAAGGAAAACAATTTCAACCTGTTGTTGTCGAAAAGTTTCGCGATTTAGAAAAATAATTTAAAAATTCAATAAAACAAAAATAAATTTTTGAATCCATTCGACAATTAATGTGATAGAATAATACGTAAAAGATTTGAAGCTATTTTACATGTTTGTTTAAAATAGCTGGAAGGAGCTAGTGTTTAATGGAAGCAAAAGGTTATCATGTAGCAGTAGTCGGTGCAACAGGAGCGGTGGGGCAGCAAATGCTTCATACGCTGGAGGAACGTAATTTTCCAATTTCTAAATTAACTTTGCTTTCTTCTGAGCGTTCAGCAGGTACTAAAGTTACGTTCAGAGACGAAGAATATATTGTTCAAGTCGCAACTCCTGAAAGCTTTGAAGGAGTTCAAATTGCATTGTTCAGTGCTGGTGGAAGTGTATCTAAACAATTTGCACCAGAAGCGGTAAAACGTGGAGCAATCGTTGTTGACAATACAAGTGCATACAGAATGGATGAAAATGTTCCACTTGTAGTACCTGAAGTTAATGAAGAGGCT encodes:
- the dpaA gene encoding dipicolinic acid synthetase subunit A gives rise to the protein MLTGLNVAVIGGDARQLEVIRKLTELDAKLFLIGFDQLDHGFTGATKAKIDEVQFEEIDAIILPIPGTTQEGIIDTVFSNEEVKLTEELLSKTPAHCVIYSGITNSYLDNIVQSTNRTLVQLFERDDVAIYNSIPTVEGTIMMVIQHTDITIHGSKIAVLGLGRVGMSVARTFAALGAKVKVGARDTAHLARITEMGLTPFSLENLQEEVDDIDVCINTIPHLVITARVISNMPAHTLIVDLASKPGGTDFRYAEKRGIKALLAPGLPGIVAPKTAGQIVANVLTQLLNDLLIEGKGSS
- a CDS encoding dipicolinate synthase subunit B translates to MKLSGKRIGFGITGSHCTYEEVYPQIKSLLDEGADVIAVVSYTVKNTTTRFGVAGEWVEKIEKLTGNKVIDSIVAAEPLGPKLPLDCMVIAPLTGNSMSKFANALTDSPVLMAAKATLRTHRPVVVGISTNDALGLNGVNLMRLMATKDIYFIPFGQDAPDKKPNSMVARMESLLETVLSALEGKQFQPVVVEKFRDLEK